In Oncorhynchus kisutch isolate 150728-3 linkage group LG5, Okis_V2, whole genome shotgun sequence, a genomic segment contains:
- the LOC109891052 gene encoding transcription factor HES-5-like, whose amino-acid sequence MAPKITSAMIYSKEHLTLTNKIRKPVVEKLRRDRINSSIEQLKSLLGPEILNQQSDSKLEKADILEMTVCLLRRQKQYQPVSSSSCSAPVNQGYSRCVQEIVHFLSTDEVKTPSQRKLLSHLLLDFQSLQPFSDKNRRESDLPQLSSPAQHSISKEKGPVNSALWRPW is encoded by the exons ATGGCGCCTAAAATCACTTCAGCCATGATCTACTCTAAGGAGCACCTGACTCTGACAAACAAG ATTAGAAAGCCAGTCGTGGAGAAGTTACGCAGAGATCGTATCAACAGCAGCATTGAGCAGCTCAAGTCTCTCCTGGGTCCAGAGATCCTCAACCAGCAGTCTGACTCCAAGCTGGAGAAAGCAGACATCCTGGAGATGACAGTTTGCTTGCTGAGACGACAGAAACAGTACCAGCCAGTGAGCTCATCCTCATGCTCAGCACCTGTCAATCAGGGTTACTCCAGATGTGTCCAAGAGATTGTACACTTCCTGTCCACAGATGAGGTGAAGACACCATCTCAGAGAAAATTGCTGAGCCACTTGCTGCTGGACTTTCAGAGCCTGCAACCATTCTCTGATAAGAACAGAAGGGAGAGTGACCTGCCTCAGCTGAGCTCCCCAGCCCAGCACAGCATCAGCAAAGAGAAGGGTCCAGTTAACAGCGCCCTCTGGAGGCCCTGGTAG
- the LOC109891054 gene encoding transcription factor HES-5-like, which translates to MAPTITSEMIHSKEHLSLTNKLRKPVVEKLFRDRINNSLEQLKSLLGPEILNHQSDSKMEKAGILAMTVCFMRRQKQYQSVSSSSC; encoded by the exons ATGGCACCTACAATCACTTCAGAAATGATCCACTCTAAGGAGCATCTGAGTCTGACCAATAAG CTAAGAAAGCCAGTGGTGGAGAAGTTATTCAGAGATCGTATCAACAACAGCCTTGAGCAGCTCAAGTCTCTCCTGGGTCCAGAGATCCTCAACCATCAGTCTGACTCCAAGATGGAGAAAGCAGGCATCTTGGCGATGACAGTTTGCTTCATGAGACGACAGAAACAGTACCAGTCAGTGAGCTCATCCTCATGCTAA